A window of Castanea sativa cultivar Marrone di Chiusa Pesio chromosome 1, ASM4071231v1 contains these coding sequences:
- the LOC142622819 gene encoding putative carboxylesterase 17 gives MRTKKMATISLDPRFNLQVSKNQQQHGGVVEEIEGLIRVYMDGHVERPSIVPIVPCTMSLERGVTANDVVIDKCTSLWARIYVPSCFGKLPFLVYFHGGGFCVGSAAWSCYNEFLSNLASKANCVIISVNYRLAPENRLPAAYEDGFNTLMWVKQQALNGSTEHRWWLRHCNLTSMFLAGDSAGANIAYNVATRLGSSGTSDFTILRPLYLKGTILIQPFFGGEARTWSEKYTNQPANSALSLLVSDTYWHLSLPIGSNRDNPWCNPLANGMAKLRDFRLPNIMVCVSETDILKDRNLEFCTALTNAGKRVETVMYKGVGHAFQILHNSQLSQPRTQEMMSHIKAFINE, from the coding sequence ATGAGAACCAAAAAAATGGCTACCATTTCCCTTGATCCAAGGTTTAATCTCCAAGTTAGCAAGAACCAGCAGCAACATGGAGGAGTTGTTGAAGAGATTGAAGGTCTTATAAGAGTTTACATGGATGGACACGTTGAGAGGCCTTCAATTGTCCCTATTGTCCCCTGCACCATGTCATTAGAGCGTGGTGTGACGGCAAATGATGTTGTAATCGATAAATGCACTAGCTTATGGGCACGTATATATGTCCCAAGCTGTTTTGGCAAGCTTCcatttcttgtttattttcatGGAGGTGGATTTTGTGTAGGTTCTGCTGCTTGGAGCTGTTACAATGAGTTCCTGTCCAATCTTGCTTCCAAAGCAAATTGTGTGATCATCTCTGTAAATTATCGTTTAGCCCCTGAGAATCGTCTCCCTGCTGCATATGAAGATGGTTTCAACACACTTATGTGGGTGAAACAACAAGCTCTAAATGGTTCAACTGAGCACAGATGGTGGTTGAGGCATTGCAATCTCACTAGCATGTTTCTAGCGGGTGACAGTGCAGGGGCCAATATAGCTTACAATGTGGCCACACGGCTGGGGTCAAGTGGCACATCTGATTTCACCATCTTAAGGCCATTGTATCTCAAAGGTACCATCTTGATCCAACCTTTCTTTGGAGGAGAGGCACGAACTTGGTCAGAAAAGTATACCAATCAACCGGCTAATTCAGCACTATCCCTATTGGTTTCTGATACATATTGGCATTTATCACTACCTATTGGGTCTAACCGTGACAATCCATGGTGTAACCCTCTAGCAAACGGCATGGCCAAGTTGAGGGACTTTAGGCTTCCAAACATAATGGTATGTGTATCGGAGACGGACATATTGAAGGATAGGAACTTGGAGTTTTGCACAGCCTTGACTAACGCAGGGAAGAGGGTGGAAACAGTGATGTACAAAGGCGTAGGGCATGCATTCCAAATTCTGCATAACTCTCAGCTATCTCAACCTCGAACCCAAGAAATGATGTCCCATATCAAGGCTTTCATCAACGAATAA